One Trichormus variabilis 0441 genomic window, CCGTCGCCACAATCTTTCAGTTCCAAATTGGCTGTGAAGTCAACGAAAGTCCCTTTTTCCATACGGAATTGAATTTTATGACCTATAACTTCGACAACATTAAGATAAATTTCGACTTGAGCTGTGAAAAAGAAAAATGCCTTTTGTGCTGCTTGATACAGGCGTTTAACTTCACCACGCTGTAAAACTTCGCTCTTGGTAATGTCTGGAAAGTATTGTACCCAGCGAGGGTAATCAGTGATTTGTTGCCAGACTTGCGATCGCCTCAAGGGCAAGTACATACAAGCAGACACAGCACCACCCCAAGCAGTATGTGATCGTGTTTCTACTAAGATTTCACCCTGCATCAACAAGCTTTGCTTTTCTTGACTCCAAGTCATATTTGTACCTGCAATAACTGGGTCTGAAATATAAGATGCAGACATAATTTAGATTCACTCCTCAACTTATCCACCTTTGGGGTTGAATGAAAAACCATTCTCAGGCATCAAATTCAACATACCCAATTTTAGTTCCAGTTCAACACACAAGTTTTCCGGAACTAAATATTTTTAGGTTATTTTTCAGAAAATTTACGTAAAAAACCGTATATCTAACTACTATATGAAATTTATTTAA contains:
- a CDS encoding SRPBCC family protein; translated protein: MSASYISDPVIAGTNMTWSQEKQSLLMQGEILVETRSHTAWGGAVSACMYLPLRRSQVWQQITDYPRWVQYFPDITKSEVLQRGEVKRLYQAAQKAFFFFTAQVEIYLNVVEVIGHKIQFRMEKGTFVDFTANLELKDCGDGTLLIYGVQATPNIPVPSIFIQQAMNFELPANMRKMRQVISNSVNF